One stretch of Streptomyces sp. NBC_01363 DNA includes these proteins:
- a CDS encoding BTAD domain-containing putative transcriptional regulator gives MRYLILGVTEARDENGSALPVGGTRLRALLAALALRAGRPVPVADLVDDVWAADPPQDAPAALQALVGRLRRVLGRDAITSTHGGYRLAAGPDEVDLYVFERLSRQGAEELDAGDPVTAARTLRTALALWRGPVLADLPERDHGHALRPEGHRLAALERRIEADLRCAATGAGGGAGPDARPRTLVPELMELTAAHPYDERFRAQLIRALRAEGRQADALAAYEEARRALADDLGTDPGPELIALHRELLAPPQVSSAAVAGVAGVAARPQRPLEPRPPGPSRPAVVYGNLRPRLTSFVGREPELWSIRADLSRSRLVTLTGPGGSGKTRLAEEAAASAASAASSASTASTASATDTDAWIAELASVDDPVDVPGAVLSALGLRETALLRDNNRDGQPLRTDPTDLLVEHLAHCSRIRPFLLILDNCEHVIEAAATLAETLLTHCPQLRILATSREPLGVPGESVRPVGPLPADPAHRLFAERARTVRPDFDPEQEAVHDADAVAEICRRLDGQPLAIELAAARLRMLSPRQIADRLDDRFLLLTGGSRTVLPRQQTLRAVVDWSWDLLDEDERTALRQVSVFAGSWDLPAAEAVIAPGAAPVAAAVRAEPARGTPAGGATTGGATTGGAPAGSAAAGSARAAEASARLSTADLIGALVDKSLVVATPTATGEMRYRLLETIHEYATERAAEVPEIRAAAASAHTAYFVALVEEAEPRLRSGDQLPWIERLETELDNIRAALHRTTVTSPSEAEAVRLVLGMGWFWWLRNFRSEGFTWTERAVALGPEPADDSDPRYWPRMHLEMLRHFLAVESRPAADVHGDERHRELMCRVGDAFRSSGPQSARFPGLLWPMVLFPTGTAADTHALIDQVVDNTRVHGGVWEYCLALMFRTHMAVDMPGGMPGVDDDLAELRELSRRVGDRWIRAQVAGAAAEAGVMRGGFPQARAAYEEALLLSREVGAHAEAPFLLARIAELAYRTGDMAEYERALTESEREADRYQVHDARAYGQFLRATTALERGEIAQARRLVTEAAYAVGRGSPPSHFKVVIEGLAARITVHEPGPGRGPVAGVRGLTSALRAARDAQCAELVTGHLADCVATALPKVGHHGAAVRILAAADDWRLFGPRTVVQQAEVDEAERQAREELGPQLYEAERAAGRALTVDGVIELLTRITEELPETPGCMDAPGFADAPRRPELPGFTSGLTPDRLTGN, from the coding sequence GTGCGGTATCTGATCCTGGGCGTCACCGAGGCGCGAGACGAGAACGGCAGTGCCCTGCCCGTGGGCGGTACCCGGCTGCGCGCTCTCCTCGCCGCCCTCGCGCTGCGTGCGGGACGCCCCGTCCCCGTCGCCGATCTGGTCGACGACGTATGGGCCGCGGATCCCCCGCAGGACGCCCCCGCCGCGCTCCAGGCGCTGGTGGGCCGGCTGCGCCGGGTGCTGGGCAGGGACGCGATCACGAGTACCCACGGGGGCTACCGCCTGGCGGCCGGGCCCGACGAGGTCGACCTGTACGTGTTCGAGCGGCTCTCCCGCCAGGGGGCCGAGGAGCTCGACGCGGGCGATCCCGTGACGGCCGCGCGCACGCTCCGTACCGCGCTCGCCCTGTGGCGCGGCCCCGTGCTGGCCGATCTGCCGGAACGCGACCACGGCCACGCCCTGCGCCCCGAGGGCCACCGCCTGGCCGCGCTGGAACGCCGTATCGAGGCCGACCTGCGGTGCGCGGCGACGGGCGCGGGTGGCGGTGCGGGGCCCGACGCGCGACCGCGGACCCTCGTGCCCGAGCTCATGGAGCTGACGGCCGCCCACCCGTATGACGAGCGCTTCCGGGCCCAACTGATCCGGGCCCTGCGCGCCGAGGGCCGCCAGGCCGATGCGCTGGCCGCCTACGAGGAGGCCCGCCGCGCCCTCGCCGACGATCTCGGGACCGACCCGGGGCCGGAACTGATCGCGCTCCACCGGGAGTTGCTCGCCCCGCCGCAGGTGTCGTCCGCAGCGGTGGCGGGGGTGGCAGGGGTGGCGGCGCGCCCGCAGCGCCCGCTCGAACCGCGTCCGCCCGGACCGTCCCGCCCCGCCGTCGTGTACGGCAACCTCCGGCCCCGGCTCACCTCTTTCGTCGGGCGCGAGCCCGAACTGTGGTCCATCCGCGCCGATCTCAGCCGTTCCCGACTGGTCACCCTCACCGGTCCCGGTGGCTCCGGCAAGACCCGGCTCGCCGAGGAGGCCGCCGCCTCCGCGGCCTCCGCGGCCTCCTCTGCCTCCACCGCTTCCACCGCCTCCGCGACAGACACGGACGCCTGGATCGCCGAACTCGCCTCCGTGGACGACCCCGTCGACGTACCCGGAGCCGTGCTCTCCGCTCTCGGGCTGCGCGAGACGGCCCTCCTCCGTGACAACAACCGTGACGGACAACCGCTGCGCACCGACCCGACCGACCTCCTGGTCGAGCACCTGGCGCACTGCTCCCGCATCCGCCCCTTCCTGCTCATCCTGGACAACTGCGAGCACGTCATCGAGGCGGCCGCCACCCTCGCCGAGACCCTGCTCACCCACTGTCCGCAGCTGCGCATCCTCGCCACCAGCCGCGAACCCCTCGGTGTCCCCGGCGAATCCGTACGCCCGGTCGGCCCGCTCCCGGCCGACCCCGCCCACCGGCTGTTCGCCGAGCGCGCCCGTACCGTACGCCCCGATTTCGACCCCGAGCAGGAGGCCGTGCACGATGCGGATGCCGTCGCCGAGATCTGCCGGCGGCTCGACGGGCAGCCGCTCGCCATCGAGCTCGCCGCCGCGCGGCTGCGGATGCTCAGTCCGCGTCAGATCGCGGACCGGCTCGACGACCGATTTCTTCTGCTGACCGGCGGAAGCCGGACCGTACTGCCGCGTCAGCAGACGCTGCGTGCCGTCGTCGACTGGTCCTGGGACCTCCTCGACGAGGACGAACGCACGGCTCTGCGACAGGTCTCCGTCTTCGCGGGCAGCTGGGATCTGCCGGCCGCGGAAGCCGTCATCGCACCCGGAGCAGCACCGGTCGCAGCAGCTGTCCGGGCCGAACCTGCCAGAGGAACGCCTGCCGGAGGAGCGACCACCGGAGGAGCGACCACCGGAGGAGCGCCTGCCGGGTCGGCCGCCGCCGGCAGTGCCCGCGCCGCCGAAGCCTCCGCCCGCCTCTCCACCGCCGACCTGATCGGCGCGCTCGTCGACAAGTCCCTCGTCGTCGCCACTCCGACCGCCACCGGCGAGATGCGCTATCGCCTCCTGGAGACCATCCACGAGTACGCCACCGAGCGTGCCGCCGAGGTCCCGGAGATACGCGCAGCCGCCGCGAGCGCGCACACCGCGTACTTCGTCGCGCTCGTCGAGGAGGCCGAGCCCCGCCTCCGCTCCGGCGACCAGCTGCCCTGGATCGAACGCCTGGAGACGGAACTCGACAACATCCGGGCCGCCCTCCACCGGACCACCGTCACCAGCCCGTCCGAAGCGGAAGCTGTACGACTGGTTCTCGGCATGGGGTGGTTCTGGTGGCTGCGCAACTTCCGCTCCGAGGGTTTCACCTGGACCGAGCGGGCCGTGGCGCTCGGGCCGGAACCGGCCGACGACAGCGACCCCCGCTACTGGCCGCGCATGCATCTGGAGATGCTGCGCCACTTCCTCGCCGTGGAGAGCCGACCTGCCGCGGACGTCCACGGCGACGAGCGCCATCGGGAGCTGATGTGCCGGGTGGGCGACGCGTTCAGGTCCTCGGGCCCGCAGTCCGCCCGTTTCCCGGGACTGCTCTGGCCGATGGTCCTGTTCCCGACCGGCACGGCGGCCGACACCCACGCGTTGATCGACCAGGTGGTCGACAACACCCGTGTCCATGGCGGCGTCTGGGAGTACTGCCTCGCCCTGATGTTCCGTACCCACATGGCGGTCGACATGCCGGGCGGCATGCCCGGGGTCGACGACGATCTCGCGGAACTGCGCGAGCTGAGCCGCCGCGTCGGCGACCGCTGGATCCGCGCGCAGGTCGCGGGCGCTGCCGCGGAGGCGGGCGTGATGCGCGGAGGGTTCCCGCAGGCCCGAGCGGCGTACGAGGAGGCGTTGCTGCTGTCCCGTGAGGTCGGGGCGCATGCCGAGGCGCCGTTCCTCCTCGCCCGCATCGCGGAACTCGCCTACCGGACCGGGGACATGGCGGAGTACGAGCGGGCCCTGACCGAATCGGAGCGCGAGGCGGACCGCTACCAGGTGCACGACGCCCGCGCCTACGGCCAATTCCTGCGCGCCACCACGGCCCTGGAGCGGGGGGAGATCGCGCAGGCGCGGCGTCTGGTCACCGAGGCGGCGTACGCGGTCGGGCGGGGCAGCCCGCCGTCGCACTTCAAGGTGGTGATCGAGGGGCTGGCCGCCCGGATCACGGTGCACGAGCCGGGACCCGGCCGTGGTCCGGTCGCCGGTGTACGAGGCCTGACCTCGGCACTCCGCGCCGCGAGGGACGCCCAGTGTGCCGAGCTCGTCACCGGGCATCTGGCGGACTGCGTGGCGACCGCGCTGCCGAAGGTGGGCCACCACGGAGCCGCTGTACGGATCCTGGCCGCGGCGGACGACTGGCGGTTGTTCGGCCCCAGGACCGTGGTGCAACAGGCCGAGGTGGACGAGGCCGAGCGGCAGGCACGCGAGGAGCTGGGACCTCAGCTGTACGAGGCCGAGCGCGCCGCGGGACGCGCGCTGACCGTCGACGGCGTCATCGAGCTCCTGACCCGCATCACCGAGGAGCTTCCGGAAACACCGGGATGCATGGATGCCCCGGGGTTCGCGGACGCTCCGCGGCGCCCGGAATTGCCGGGTTTCACCTCCGGCCTCACCCCGGACCGGCTCACCGGCAACTGA